GCAGTCGGTGTATGTCGCGGCGGCCCTGGTGTGCGCGCTCGCGGCAGTCCGGCTGCTGGGCGGATGGCACTTCGGGGCGCGGCGGGCCCGCCTGCTGCTCGCCGGTGGCGGAGCGGTGCCTTCGCCGCCCCCGCTGGAGGCCCGGCTGCGTGACGGGCTGGCGGGGCTGCGCGCTCGGCTGCGGGCCGAGTGGTGGGCACCGGCCGCCGGACTGCTGCTGGCCGTGCTGGGCGGCTCCGTGCTGCCGGTCGTCGCGGGGGCGGCCGGGCTGCCCGTGCTGCGCAGGGCCCGGCTGGCACAGGCCGCCCGGCGGGCCCGGGAACGGCGTGCGGACGCGGTGATCGCCCTGTGCGGGGCGCTCGCCGGGGAGGTACGGGCCGGGCGGCAGCCGGGTCAGGCCCTGCTGTGCGCCGTCCGGGACGCGGGCGGCTTCGGGGACTCCCAGGCGGCCGTGCTGGCGGCGGCGCGATTCGGCGGGGACGTGCCCGGCGCGCTTTCCGTCGCGGCCCGGCGACCGGGTGCCGGGGGACTGCGGGGGCTCGCCGCGTGCTGGCGGGTCGCCGTCGACCAGGGGGCGGGCCTGGCGGCGGGGCTCGACCGGCTCGAAGCGGCGCTGCGCGCGGAGCGCGACCAGCGCGCCGACCTGCGGGCCCAGTTGGCGGGCGCCCGCGCGACGGCGGTGATGCTCGCCGGCCTGCCCGCCCTCGGCCTCCTGCTCGGTACGGCCATGGGCGCCGATCCGCTGCATGTGCTGCTGCACACCGGCGCGGGCATGGGCTGCCTGCTCGTCGGGGGCGTGCTGGAAGGCATGGGGCTGTGGTGGGCCCTGGGGATCGTGCGACGGGCGGAGGCGGCGTGAACGCGGGCGGCTCGGGCGTGCCGGACGCCATGAACGTTGTCCACAGGCTGGGGACGGTGGCGGCAGTGGCGACTGCCCTGGGCGTTCCGGTGTGGCGGCTGCTGGCGGTGCGCCGGGGGCGGCGGGTACGGCGGCGCACGGCCTCGCTGCTGGCGGCCTTCCCGGCGGCGCACTCACCGCCGGTGGCGGACGGTCCCTCAGGGGCGAAGCCCGCCGGACGTCTCCCGGTGTCGCGGGCCGCCGTACGGCGGAGAGTTCCGGCGGTGGCTGTCGCGGGCGCCGCCTGGATGCTCGTCGGGGGACCGGCGGGCGTCGTGACGGGGCTGGCCTGTGCGGTGGGGCTGTGGTGGTGGCAGCAGCGATCCGGGGACCGGCCACGGCCCGAGGCCGGGGTCGACGCGGCCGAGGCCGCCCGGCAGCTTCCGCTCGCCGCCGATCTGCTGGCCGCCTGCATCGCGGCCGGCGCCGGTCCGGTGATCGCCGCGCAGGCGGTGGGAGAGGCCCTGGAAGGACCGGTCGGTGAGGCCCTGGCGCGGGGAGCGGCGGAGGTGCGGCTCGGTGGCGCCGACGACGCCTGGCACGGACTCGCCGCGATACCGGGCGCCGCGCCCCTCGCACGGCTGCTGGAACGGGCCGGTGAGTCCGGGTTCCCCGCCGCCGTCCCGGCGGCTCGGCTGGCCGCCGATGTGCGCGCCGACCGCGGACGCACGGCCACGGCACGTGCCCGGCGTGCGGCCGTGCTGGTCACCGCACCGGTGGGGCTGTGCTTCCTGCCCGCCTTCGTCGCCATCGGCGTGCTGCCCGTGGTGATCGGCCTCGCGGGCGGGGTGTGGAGAGGCGGTGGCGGCTGAGAGGACGAGGACCCAGACGACACGACCGACACAACCGACACGACTGACATGACCGATGCGACCGACATGACCGATGCGACTGATGCGACAAGCGATGCGAACGACAACGGAACGACACCCCACGGGGGCTGAGATGAACACGAAGGCGGCATGGACAAGGCTGCGTGGCCTGGCGGTCCGTATGCGCAGGGACACCGGAATGGTCACGTCCGAGTACGCGATGGGCATCATCGCGGCGGTGGCGTTCGCGGTGCTGCTGTACGAGGTGGTGACCAGCGGGCAGGTCAAGACGGAGCTCCAGAACATCGTGAAGCGGGCGCTCAGTGCCCGGATGTGAGCACCGCCGGGGCGGCGCGCGTGACGGGCGCGGCGTGCCCGGTGGCGACCGGGGGTTCGTGACGGCGGAGGTCGCCATGGTCCTGCCCGTGCTGGTGCTGGTGGTGACCACGCTGGTGTGGGGGCTGCTCGTCGTGCTCGCGCAGATCCAGTGCGTGGACGCGGCGCGGGTCGGGGCGCGGGCGGCCGCCCGCCAGGACCCGGACGGCGCGGTGGTCCTGGTGACCCGCCGGACGGCGCCTCGCGGCGCGAAGGTCACGGTGTCCCGGAGGGCGGGGCAGGTCCGTGTGGTCGTCAGCGCGTCGCCCCCGGGGCTGGGCCTGCTGCCCTTCCAGCTGAGGGAGGAGGCCGTGGCCGAGGCGGAGGAAGCGGCCGTGACGGCCGTGGCGGACGGGAGGCCAGGGCCGGCCGGGTCGAGCGGCGCGGCGGTGCGCGAGGGGCGGGAGGAGGTTTCATGACGCGCCGCTTCGCCGAGCGCGACCGGGGCTCCGCCACCGTCTGGAGCGTCGGGGCGATCGCCCTGCTGTGCGCGGTGTTCGGCACCGGCCTCGCGCTGGGACAGGCCGTGGTCGTCCGGCACCGGGCGGCCGGCGCGGCCGACCTGGCGGCGCTGGCCGCCGCCGACCACTGGGCGCTGGGCGGTGCCGCGGCCTGTGCCCGCGCCGACCGGGTGGCACGGGCGCAGGGCGCCCGCCTCGTCCGGTGCGCGCTCGTGGGCGACGTCTCGGATGTCACGGCGGCCTCGGGACACGGGCCGTTCGCGGCACAGGTCCGGGCCAGGGCGGGTCCACCGGACCAGCCGGACCAGCCGGACCAGCCGGACCGGGTGGGTCAGGTGGGTCAGGTGGGTCAGGTGAGCTGGGGTAGCCAGAGGGCCCAGGAGCCCCAGGCAGATCCGTCGGCGGGATCAGCCCCGGAGAGCCGTCGCCCCCGCCCCGTCTTCACCTTCCGCGCTGTCCGCGCTGTCCGCGCCGTCCCCGTCTTCCGACCGGCCCGGGGCTCCCTCCGTACGTCCCGCGGGGTCTTCCGGTCCTTCCCCGGGGCCCTCTCCGGGTCCTTCTCCGGGCCGCTCGGGCGCCCCCTTCAGCAGCACCGTGAGCAGCCGGACGGCGCCGCGCTTGTGGAGCGGGTCGTTGCCGTTGCCGCACTTGGGGGACTGGATGCAGGACGGGCAGCCGGCGTCGCACTCGCAGGAGGCGATGGCCTCGCGGGTGGCGACGAGCCAGTCCCGGGCGGTGTGGAAGGCACGCTCGGCGAAGCCCGCGCCGCCCGGATGGCCGTCGTAGACGAAGACCGTCGGCAGGAGCGTGTCGGGGTGCAGCGGGACGGAGACTCCGCCGATGTCCCAGCGGTCGCAGGTGGCGAAGAGCGGCAGCATGCCGATCGACGCGTGCTCGGCGGCGTGCAGGGCGCCGCCGAGGATCTCCGGGTTGATCCGGGCCGCGTCGAGCTGGTCCTCGGTGACCGTCCACCACACGGCGCGGGTGCGCAGTGTGCGCGGTGGGAGATCGAGTTTGGTCTCGCCGAGCACTTCACCGGTGATGACCCGGCGGCGCAGGAAGGAGACCACCTGATTGGTGACCTCGACGGAGCCGTAGCACAGGCGGCCGTCACCCCAGGGGACGGTGACGTCGGTCTCCAGGACGGAGATTGCCGTCGTGTCCCGGGCGACCGTCGTGTACGGCGGGTTCGCCTCCTCGACCAGGGCGGCCGAGTCGTCCAGGTCGAGCGAGCGCACCAGATACGTACGGCCCTGGTGCAGGTGGACGGCGCCCTCGTGCACGGTCGTGTGCGCTGCGGCCTCGTCGACCGTGCCGAGCAGCCGCCCGGTGCCGGCCTCGACGACCTGCACCGGCCGTCCGCCTTGGCCGCGGATGTCGGTGAGGTCCGCGGCCCGCTCCCGGCGCGTCCAGTGCCAGGCCGTGGCCCTGCGGCGCAGCAGCTTCGCGGCCTCCAGCTGCGGCAGCAGCTCCGGGCACGCCGGGCCGAACAGCTCCACGTCCTCCTCGGTCAGCGGCAACTCGGCGGCGGCGGCGCACAGGTGCGGGGCGAGCACGTAGGGGTTGTCGGGGTCGAGGACGGTGGATTCGACCGGCTGGTCGAACAGGGCCTCCGGATGGTGGACGAGGAAGGTGTCCAGCGGGTCGTCGCGGGCGACCAGGACTGCGAGGGCGCCCTGTCCGGCGCGACCCGCCCGGCCCGCCTGCTGCCACAGGGAGGCCCGGGTGCCCGGATACCCGGCGATGACCACGGCGTCCAGGCCGGAGACGTCCACGCCGAGTTCGAGGGCGGTCGTGGCGGCGAGACCCAGCAGCTCCCCGGAGTGCAGGGCGCGTTCCAGGGCGCGGCGCTCCTCGGGAAGGTAGCCGCCCCGGTAGGCCGCGACGCGCCGGGCCAGGGGCCGGTCGACTTCGGCCAGTCGTTCCTGGGCGATGACCGAGATCAGCTCGGCGCCGCGCCGGGAGCGCACGAAGGCGACCGAACGCACCCCCTGGAGGGTGAGGTCGGTCAGCAGATCGGCGGTCTCGGCGGTGGCGGTGCGGCGGACCGGGGCGCCCTTCTCGCCCGACAGTTCGGTGAGCGGGGGCTCCCAGAGGGCGAACACCAGTTCACCGCGGGGCGACGCGTCGTCGGCGACCTCCACCACGGGCAGGCCGGTGAGGCGGCGGGCGGCCACCGAGGGTTCCGCCGCCGTGGCCGAGGCGAGCAGGAAGACGGGCGAGGCGCCGTAGCGCGCGCACAGCCGGCGCAGTCGGCGCAGGACCTGGGCGACATGGGAGCCGAAGACACCGCGGTAGGTGTGGCACTCGTCGATGACGACGTACTTCAGGGACCGCAGGAAGGAGGACCAGCGCGGGTGGGACGGCAGGATCCCGCGGTGCAGCATGTCGGGATTGGTCAGCACGTAGTTGCCGTACTGGCGGATCCACTCGCGTTCCTCGACCGGTGTGTCGCCGTCGTACACGGCGGCCCGTACGGCGTTGCCCAGCGGCCGGGCGAGTTCCCGCACCGCGCGGCACTGGTCGGCGGCGAGGGCCTTGGTGGGGGCCAGATAGAGGGCGGTGGCCCCGCGGCCGTTCGGTGCCTCGGAGCCCGCCAGCAGCGCCGACAGCACGGGGACCAGATACGCCAGCGACTTGCCGGACGCCGTGCCGGTGGCGACCACGACGGAGTCGCCGTCGAGGGCGTGCTCGGCGGCCTGTGCCTGATGGGTCCAGGGGTGCTCGATCCCGCAGGCTCGGACGGCGGCCAGGACCTCCGGACGAATCCGGTCGGGCCAGACGGCATGACGACCCGCTCGCGGGGGCAGGTGCTCCGTATGAGTGATGCGCGCAGCCCGGCTCGGCCCGGAGGCGAGCCGGTCCAGAACCGCGCCCGGCGTCAGGCGGGTTGCGGTCTCCGTCGGGGTTCGATCGGATCGGTGATTCTTGGCCATTGGCACCGAGTCTGTCACCGGCGTGACGGACAATGGAGCCAAGGCGTCGTGCACGCCTGCCGGTAAGTGATTGAATGCCATCGCGGCTGGCGAACCGTCCCGGGGGCCTCAAGCCGAGGTGCCCGATGGGCGACCGCTCGATAGCAAGGTGCTGGAGGATCCGTGGACCTGTCCCTGTCGACCCGTACCGTCGGCGATCGTACGGTCGTCGAGGTCGGTGGCGAAATCGACGTATATACCGCGCCCAAGCTGCGCGAGCAGCTGGTCGAGCTGGTGAACGACGGGAATTTCCACCTCGTCGTCGACATGGAGGGGGTGGACTTCCTCGACTCCACCGGTCTCGGCGTACTGGTCGGCGGTCTGAAGCGAGTGCGTGCCCACGAGGGCTCGCTGCGCCTGGTCTGCAACCAGGAGCGCATTCTCAAGATC
The sequence above is drawn from the Streptomyces sp. SAT1 genome and encodes:
- a CDS encoding type II secretion system F family protein, which codes for MYVAAALVCALAAVRLLGGWHFGARRARLLLAGGGAVPSPPPLEARLRDGLAGLRARLRAEWWAPAAGLLLAVLGGSVLPVVAGAAGLPVLRRARLAQAARRARERRADAVIALCGALAGEVRAGRQPGQALLCAVRDAGGFGDSQAAVLAAARFGGDVPGALSVAARRPGAGGLRGLAACWRVAVDQGAGLAAGLDRLEAALRAERDQRADLRAQLAGARATAVMLAGLPALGLLLGTAMGADPLHVLLHTGAGMGCLLVGGVLEGMGLWWALGIVRRAEAA
- a CDS encoding type II secretion system F family protein, producing the protein MNVVHRLGTVAAVATALGVPVWRLLAVRRGRRVRRRTASLLAAFPAAHSPPVADGPSGAKPAGRLPVSRAAVRRRVPAVAVAGAAWMLVGGPAGVVTGLACAVGLWWWQQRSGDRPRPEAGVDAAEAARQLPLAADLLAACIAAGAGPVIAAQAVGEALEGPVGEALARGAAEVRLGGADDAWHGLAAIPGAAPLARLLERAGESGFPAAVPAARLAADVRADRGRTATARARRAAVLVTAPVGLCFLPAFVAIGVLPVVIGLAGGVWRGGGG
- a CDS encoding DUF4244 domain-containing protein, which produces MNTKAAWTRLRGLAVRMRRDTGMVTSEYAMGIIAAVAFAVLLYEVVTSGQVKTELQNIVKRALSARM
- a CDS encoding TadE family type IV pilus minor pilin; this translates as MPGCEHRRGGARDGRGVPGGDRGFVTAEVAMVLPVLVLVVTTLVWGLLVVLAQIQCVDAARVGARAAARQDPDGAVVLVTRRTAPRGAKVTVSRRAGQVRVVVSASPPGLGLLPFQLREEAVAEAEEAAVTAVADGRPGPAGSSGAAVREGREEVS
- a CDS encoding DEAD/DEAH box helicase; its protein translation is MAFNHLPAGVHDALAPLSVTPVTDSVPMAKNHRSDRTPTETATRLTPGAVLDRLASGPSRAARITHTEHLPPRAGRHAVWPDRIRPEVLAAVRACGIEHPWTHQAQAAEHALDGDSVVVATGTASGKSLAYLVPVLSALLAGSEAPNGRGATALYLAPTKALAADQCRAVRELARPLGNAVRAAVYDGDTPVEEREWIRQYGNYVLTNPDMLHRGILPSHPRWSSFLRSLKYVVIDECHTYRGVFGSHVAQVLRRLRRLCARYGASPVFLLASATAAEPSVAARRLTGLPVVEVADDASPRGELVFALWEPPLTELSGEKGAPVRRTATAETADLLTDLTLQGVRSVAFVRSRRGAELISVIAQERLAEVDRPLARRVAAYRGGYLPEERRALERALHSGELLGLAATTALELGVDVSGLDAVVIAGYPGTRASLWQQAGRAGRAGQGALAVLVARDDPLDTFLVHHPEALFDQPVESTVLDPDNPYVLAPHLCAAAAELPLTEEDVELFGPACPELLPQLEAAKLLRRRATAWHWTRRERAADLTDIRGQGGRPVQVVEAGTGRLLGTVDEAAAHTTVHEGAVHLHQGRTYLVRSLDLDDSAALVEEANPPYTTVARDTTAISVLETDVTVPWGDGRLCYGSVEVTNQVVSFLRRRVITGEVLGETKLDLPPRTLRTRAVWWTVTEDQLDAARINPEILGGALHAAEHASIGMLPLFATCDRWDIGGVSVPLHPDTLLPTVFVYDGHPGGAGFAERAFHTARDWLVATREAIASCECDAGCPSCIQSPKCGNGNDPLHKRGAVRLLTVLLKGAPERPGEGPGEGPGEGPEDPAGRTEGAPGRSEDGDGADSADSAEGEDGAGATALRG
- the bldG gene encoding anti-sigma factor antagonist BldG; this translates as MDLSLSTRTVGDRTVVEVGGEIDVYTAPKLREQLVELVNDGNFHLVVDMEGVDFLDSTGLGVLVGGLKRVRAHEGSLRLVCNQERILKIFRITGLTKVFPIHTSVDEAVAATD